A window from Bacteroidota bacterium encodes these proteins:
- a CDS encoding hemoglobin produces the protein MTEEQVKLVKKTWKMVRAIDPVMVGDLFYSKLFNDHPALRNMFPKKMDEQYRKLMDMLSIVVARLEKLDELTNDISEMARRHVGYGVRPAHYKMVGSALLWTLQQGLGNDWTPEVKEAWIKCYNTLADTMIAASTTQNT, from the coding sequence ATGACTGAAGAGCAGGTAAAATTGGTAAAAAAGACCTGGAAAATGGTAAGGGCAATTGACCCAGTGATGGTAGGGGATTTGTTTTACAGTAAACTTTTTAATGACCACCCCGCACTCCGAAATATGTTCCCTAAAAAAATGGATGAACAATACCGTAAGCTGATGGATATGCTGAGCATAGTTGTAGCCCGTCTCGAAAAGTTGGATGAATTAACTAATGATATTTCCGAAATGGCCCGGCGGCACGTAGGTTACGGTGTACGACCCGCACATTACAAAATGGTAGGCAGTGCATTGCTCTGGACCTTACAACAGGGACTCGGTAATGACTGGACACCAGAAGTAAAAGAAGCCTGGATAAAATGTTATAATACACTTGCTGATACAATGATCGCGGCCTCCACAACTCAAAATACTTAA
- a CDS encoding response regulator transcription factor, which yields MLKVLLIDDEERATDALRLMIEKTIPEIQQVRVCNDSRIAADIIHEYQPALIFLDIQMPHLNGFQLLEKMPNKNFKIIFTTAYNEYAIQAIRFSAFDYLLKPVDMEELQATVHRFLEGNEDYKQQYELLKNIMHNIQVPSAEEFRLALPTKDGVHFLQPQDIVRCEAVGNYTKFFVSNNKTYLISRTLGEYDTLLTPHNFIRTHKSHLVNKKYISFIDHDGFAVLKDNSKVEVSRRRKEDVMASLK from the coding sequence ATGCTAAAAGTATTATTGATTGACGATGAGGAAAGGGCAACGGATGCCCTCCGGCTGATGATTGAAAAAACAATACCGGAAATACAACAAGTAAGAGTTTGTAATGACTCCCGTATTGCCGCCGATATTATTCATGAATATCAACCTGCGTTGATATTTCTTGATATTCAAATGCCGCACCTGAATGGGTTTCAGCTGCTGGAAAAAATGCCTAATAAGAATTTCAAGATCATTTTTACAACGGCTTATAATGAATATGCAATACAAGCTATCCGTTTCAGCGCATTTGATTATTTGCTGAAACCGGTTGATATGGAAGAGTTGCAGGCCACCGTTCATCGTTTTCTTGAAGGCAATGAAGATTACAAACAGCAATATGAACTGCTGAAAAACATTATGCATAATATACAAGTGCCTTCAGCAGAAGAGTTCAGGCTGGCATTGCCAACAAAAGATGGTGTTCATTTTTTACAGCCGCAGGATATTGTGCGTTGTGAAGCTGTTGGCAATTACACAAAATTTTTTGTCAGCAATAATAAAACCTACCTTATTTCAAGAACATTGGGTGAGTATGATACGCTACTCACTCCTCACAATTTTATCCGCACACATAAAAGCCATTTAGTAAATAAAAAATATATTTCCTTTATTGATCATGACGGTTTTGCTGTATTGAAAGATAATAGCAAAGTGGAGGTGAGCCGTAGAAGAAAAGAAGATGTGATGGCATCATTAAAGTAA
- a CDS encoding response regulator transcription factor, with product MKAVIIEDEEIIAKVLENKINKVAPDVQVIHVLPSLKTARKWLGENAEPDLFFMDIQLSDGVSFDIFNDFSLKCPIIFTTAYDEYAIRAFKVNGVDYLLKPVKDNELSAAIDKCRKMVDKSERPPADITELIRSLANPSAVSKYKEKFIINVRNQWMPVNTKDIACFSKEVLNYIYLFNGEKYMIDYVTLEEVEELLDPKQFYRANRQFIINMDAIQSVKPVENSKLIVRLKEPNHKLEIDMSRLKSPEFKKWMDR from the coding sequence ATGAAAGCAGTAATCATTGAAGACGAAGAGATCATCGCCAAAGTGTTAGAGAATAAAATAAATAAAGTTGCTCCTGATGTGCAGGTGATACATGTATTGCCCAGCTTAAAGACTGCACGCAAATGGCTGGGTGAAAATGCTGAACCCGATCTGTTTTTTATGGATATACAATTGAGTGATGGGGTAAGCTTTGATATTTTTAATGATTTCAGTTTGAAATGTCCTATAATATTTACGACCGCATATGATGAGTATGCTATCCGGGCATTTAAAGTAAATGGCGTTGATTATTTGCTTAAACCGGTAAAAGATAACGAGCTTTCGGCTGCTATAGATAAATGCAGAAAGATGGTTGACAAAAGTGAAAGACCACCTGCTGATATAACAGAATTGATAAGATCACTGGCTAATCCATCCGCAGTATCAAAATACAAAGAGAAATTTATCATCAATGTACGCAATCAATGGATGCCGGTGAATACAAAAGATATTGCCTGCTTTAGCAAAGAAGTACTGAATTATATTTATCTCTTCAACGGCGAAAAATACATGATCGACTATGTAACATTGGAAGAGGTGGAAGAATTGCTCGATCCAAAACAGTTTTATAGAGCCAACCGACAATTCATTATTAATATGGATGCGATACAATCGGTTAAGCCGGTTGAAAATTCAAAATTGATTGTTCGTTTAAAAGAACCGAATCATAAATTGGAGATCGATATGAGCCGGTTGAAAAGCCCTGAGTTTAAGAAGTGGATGGATAGATAG
- a CDS encoding GAF domain-containing protein: protein MQLKKALIISLLFLFNSKLLTQSNTVFQHLNTTNGLSYIGVNGTCVDKNGNLWIATGNGLNMFNGKTVEKYFATEIPELQSSNIVQVTCDSNNRVWILTAGGFATLLDEKRKFHRVAIYENQKLVKVNSILYTANYGIVLYCGNGNYHLNPDALPGKQDSLTNKIFRFLPLKGYRRELVKGYGRTVGFDEEYYLLVFEDIFFKVAYKDNTVERYYLYPHLVSLIKWGTNEWLACDKKTFEVKAINLVTGEISYPFKDLKDQFDRPINCILNAAARISTNEYLFTTQNAGIYIYNTISGKINNYRHNISDPSSLSNDNQNIVTKGKDGWIFIVCNPKGISYFNRNDIISNQTVFTDGRGNGYDGLIAGITTKDNNTYYFGTVSGMMEWKRNTNTATFINLTGKQPNPVYGNQQASSIVIDKYDKIWAATVDNGIVVMNKSLQQIRTIKSEEANKKSLKVKKVNRLLIGPDEFIWVCGRNGISRINPVNYEIENFENSPLKRLDSFPVVPLYFSDSNNLWIATAFDGMYHYNLATKTLEEVASYKPYWREGIYDLGSDNAGNIYVAGRKGLKILYPGGRVKLITPKEGLLIDGGESILRDKHGRMWIGNDIGVVCYNPADSSLRSFDVRYGLSIYGFLIGFYFQMPNGEFFFGTPKGVQYFHPDSLYNKKVSLNVSVNKIETKRITSNITGSEIFHLVAADNKVTFYFGTVDFSPHIRTYYEYKLVDLDKEWIKLADQNSVRYNSLPPGKYIFKVRISNDNRNWQESDNEVTIIIAAPFYQTWWFKTAGILLGLLLIWYVLKYYQKKQVKQREELETELVINYFASQINRHQKTDDLLWDVAKNCISRLNFEDCVIYLKDEEKNILIQKAAYGPKSPVDFSIHQPIEIPVGKGIVGTVAATGKALLVSDTQADTRYIVDDARRNSELAVPMIVDGKVIGVIDSEHHRKNFFTPKHLQILSTIAVLCVNQIRRTQAEEEKQKARIEALQNKQKAVETRLQSLRLQMNPHFLFNALNSIQQMILANEEMVATRYLSRFSKLLRTILVHSDKETVTLKEEVEILKLYVELESIRFKDAFHYEITCDNEIDAEEVKIPTLLIQPFVENAIWHGLMHKEGQRNLKIEFIDKDEFIHCIIEDNGIGRIRAKEMKLKTGQDIKHTSKGIQVSEERLKAIQCNGVEGSINIIDLSDAEGNASGTRVEIIFPTKNN from the coding sequence ATGCAGTTGAAAAAGGCCCTGATCATATCATTATTGTTTTTATTTAATAGCAAACTATTAACTCAAAGTAATACCGTTTTCCAGCATTTGAATACTACAAACGGTCTTTCCTATATTGGGGTTAATGGTACCTGTGTCGATAAAAATGGTAATCTGTGGATCGCTACCGGTAATGGACTAAATATGTTCAATGGAAAAACAGTAGAAAAATATTTTGCTACGGAAATCCCCGAACTACAGAGCAGTAATATTGTACAGGTAACCTGTGACAGTAATAACCGGGTATGGATTTTAACAGCAGGTGGTTTTGCAACTCTTCTTGATGAGAAAAGAAAATTTCACAGGGTAGCAATATATGAAAATCAAAAACTGGTAAAAGTAAACTCCATATTGTATACAGCTAATTATGGAATCGTTTTATACTGCGGAAATGGAAATTATCATTTAAACCCGGATGCATTGCCCGGTAAACAGGATTCATTAACAAATAAGATATTCAGATTTTTACCTCTGAAAGGATATAGACGTGAGCTTGTAAAGGGGTACGGTCGTACAGTTGGGTTTGATGAAGAGTATTACCTGCTGGTTTTTGAAGATATTTTTTTTAAAGTAGCATACAAAGACAATACTGTTGAACGATACTATTTATATCCACACCTGGTCTCATTAATAAAATGGGGTACCAATGAATGGCTCGCCTGTGATAAAAAAACTTTTGAAGTAAAAGCTATAAACCTGGTGACAGGTGAGATCAGTTATCCGTTTAAAGACTTAAAGGATCAATTTGACCGGCCGATTAATTGCATTCTTAATGCAGCTGCAAGAATAAGCACCAATGAATACTTGTTTACTACTCAAAATGCAGGTATTTATATATACAATACTATTAGTGGTAAAATAAATAACTACCGGCACAATATTTCCGATCCTTCTTCCCTCAGCAACGATAATCAAAACATTGTTACAAAAGGAAAGGATGGCTGGATCTTTATTGTATGTAATCCGAAAGGCATCAGTTATTTTAACAGGAATGATATTATCAGTAATCAAACAGTATTTACAGACGGCAGAGGTAATGGATATGATGGCTTGATTGCCGGCATAACTACAAAGGATAATAATACCTATTACTTTGGAACAGTAAGTGGCATGATGGAGTGGAAACGAAATACCAACACAGCCACCTTTATAAATTTAACAGGAAAACAACCGAATCCTGTTTACGGAAATCAACAGGCTAGTTCTATCGTAATTGACAAATACGATAAAATTTGGGCAGCAACTGTTGATAACGGAATAGTGGTGATGAATAAAAGCCTGCAACAGATTCGGACAATAAAATCTGAGGAAGCAAATAAAAAATCTCTTAAAGTAAAAAAAGTTAACCGGTTATTGATCGGCCCCGATGAATTTATATGGGTATGCGGCCGGAATGGAATAAGCCGGATAAACCCGGTTAACTATGAAATTGAAAACTTTGAAAATTCCCCTTTGAAGCGATTAGATTCTTTCCCGGTAGTACCGCTCTATTTTTCTGATAGTAACAATCTTTGGATTGCTACTGCATTTGACGGAATGTATCATTATAACCTAGCCACAAAAACACTGGAGGAGGTTGCATCATATAAACCTTATTGGCGGGAAGGTATTTATGACCTGGGATCAGATAATGCGGGAAACATTTATGTAGCGGGCAGAAAAGGATTGAAAATTCTTTATCCGGGTGGCCGTGTAAAATTAATTACTCCAAAAGAGGGATTACTGATTGACGGGGGTGAAAGTATTTTACGGGATAAGCATGGTCGTATGTGGATCGGGAATGATATTGGGGTGGTCTGTTATAACCCGGCCGATTCAAGTCTGCGTTCATTTGATGTGCGGTACGGATTGAGTATTTATGGATTCCTCATTGGATTTTATTTCCAGATGCCAAATGGAGAGTTTTTCTTCGGTACCCCTAAAGGTGTCCAGTACTTTCATCCTGATTCTTTGTATAATAAAAAGGTAAGCCTTAATGTTTCGGTTAATAAAATTGAAACAAAAAGAATTACTTCCAATATTACCGGGTCAGAAATATTCCATCTTGTCGCTGCTGATAACAAGGTCACTTTTTATTTTGGTACCGTTGATTTCAGCCCTCATATCCGAACTTATTATGAATACAAACTGGTGGACCTGGATAAAGAATGGATAAAACTTGCCGATCAGAACTCTGTACGTTATAATTCATTGCCACCCGGTAAATACATTTTTAAAGTACGTATCAGCAATGATAACAGAAATTGGCAGGAATCCGATAACGAAGTGACGATTATAATTGCTGCGCCTTTTTACCAGACCTGGTGGTTTAAAACTGCAGGTATACTACTGGGCTTATTACTTATCTGGTATGTTTTGAAGTATTATCAAAAGAAGCAGGTAAAGCAAAGGGAAGAACTCGAGACAGAGTTAGTCATTAATTATTTCGCCTCGCAGATCAACCGTCACCAGAAAACAGACGACCTGCTGTGGGATGTAGCAAAAAATTGTATTAGCCGTCTCAATTTCGAAGATTGTGTTATTTACCTGAAAGATGAAGAGAAAAATATACTTATACAAAAAGCTGCATATGGACCTAAGAGCCCGGTGGATTTTTCTATTCATCAGCCGATTGAAATACCAGTAGGTAAAGGAATAGTAGGTACTGTAGCTGCAACCGGTAAAGCCTTGCTTGTTTCAGATACACAGGCTGATACAAGATATATTGTGGATGATGCCCGTCGCAATTCCGAACTTGCTGTGCCGATGATCGTGGATGGAAAAGTGATTGGCGTGATAGACAGCGAACATCATCGTAAAAATTTCTTTACACCAAAACACCTGCAGATACTTTCTACCATTGCTGTGTTATGTGTTAACCAAATACGACGAACCCAGGCAGAAGAAGAAAAACAAAAAGCAAGAATTGAAGCATTGCAAAACAAACAAAAAGCCGTTGAAACAAGATTGCAAAGTTTGCGTTTGCAAATGAATCCGCATTTTCTGTTTAATGCGCTGAACTCAATTCAGCAAATGATTCTTGCAAATGAGGAAATGGTAGCTACAAGGTATTTATCAAGATTTTCAAAATTGTTGCGTACCATCCTTGTTCATAGCGATAAGGAAACAGTAACATTAAAAGAAGAGGTTGAAATTCTAAAGCTCTATGTAGAACTTGAATCGATACGTTTTAAAGACGCCTTTCACTACGAAATAACCTGTGATAATGAAATAGATGCTGAAGAAGTAAAAATTCCTACACTGCTTATCCAGCCATTTGTTGAAAATGCCATTTGGCACGGGCTGATGCATAAAGAAGGACAACGAAATCTTAAAATTGAATTCATTGATAAAGATGAATTCATTCATTGCATCATTGAAGACAATGGAATAGGGCGAATACGGGCAAAGGAAATGAAGTTAAAAACCGGGCAGGATATAAAGCATACAAGCAAAGGCATACAAGTTTCGGAAGAAAGATTAAAGGCAATTCAATGTAATGGAGTGGAAGGTTCAATAAATATTATTGATCTCTCAGATGCAGAGGGCAATGCATCAGGAACTAGAGTTGAAATTATTTTTCCCACAAAAAACAACTGA
- a CDS encoding LytTR family transcriptional regulator: protein MQYINSVITINTSQGQYFFSPEEIVRLEASSNYTNIYFSNKKKMITAKVLKEFVQMLEPFGFVRTHRTHLVNRQHILCVTSDNNIIMKDSSVAEISRRMKSGVMRVLRNAA, encoded by the coding sequence ATGCAATACATAAATAGTGTGATCACCATTAATACATCCCAGGGCCAATACTTTTTCAGCCCCGAAGAAATTGTTCGCCTCGAAGCAAGCAGCAATTACACAAATATTTATTTCAGCAATAAAAAGAAAATGATAACTGCTAAAGTGCTGAAAGAGTTTGTGCAAATGCTGGAACCATTCGGATTTGTAAGAACACATAGAACTCACCTGGTAAACCGTCAGCATATTCTTTGTGTAACGTCCGATAATAACATTATCATGAAGGATTCTTCTGTTGCAGAAATCTCAAGAAGAATGAAAAGTGGTGTGATGCGGGTATTGAGAAACGCGGCGTAA
- a CDS encoding LytTR family transcriptional regulator: MTQQSTITLATSEGKYFFSPEEIVRLEASSNYTKIYFSNKTKMISAKVLKEFVLMLEPFGFVRTHRTHLVNRQHILCVTHDGNIIMKDSSVAEISRRMKSGVMKQLKNAA, encoded by the coding sequence ATGACTCAACAATCAACCATCACTCTCGCCACCTCAGAAGGTAAATATTTTTTCAGCCCTGAAGAGATCGTACGCCTTGAAGCGAGCAGCAATTACACAAAAATCTATTTCAGCAATAAAACCAAAATGATATCAGCAAAAGTGCTGAAAGAGTTTGTACTCATGCTGGAACCGTTTGGTTTTGTACGTACGCATCGTACGCATTTGGTAAACAGGCAACATATTCTTTGTGTAACTCACGATGGCAATATCATAATGAAAGATTCATCGGTGGCAGAAATAAGCCGCCGCATGAAAAGCGGGGTAATGAAACAACTTAAAAATGCAGCTTAA
- a CDS encoding response regulator transcription factor — translation MKALIIEDENLIAEEMRGNIAIVAGDVEVLDMLPSLKSARKWFMNNAEPDLLFMDIKLSDGLSFELFDQFTLQCPVIFCTAYEEYAIRAFKVNGVDYLLKPVQEEDLKRAIDKVRSMKETKSFIPGDLQQLVNYFTNPSAVKQQYKERFIINSNNKWTPVETKDIAVFFKDNLNYIYTFNGDKLIYDFSALEDIEEVLDPHFFFRANRQAIIHINSIHSVKPYGNQKLMVQIKAPLKLEVDISREKAPLFKKWMDR, via the coding sequence ATGAAAGCATTGATCATTGAAGATGAAAATCTTATTGCAGAAGAAATGCGGGGTAATATTGCCATTGTGGCAGGCGATGTAGAAGTGTTGGATATGTTGCCCAGCCTGAAGTCTGCAAGAAAATGGTTTATGAATAATGCAGAACCGGATTTATTATTCATGGATATAAAACTCAGCGATGGTTTGAGCTTCGAATTGTTTGATCAATTTACTTTACAATGCCCGGTAATTTTCTGTACAGCTTATGAAGAGTATGCTATCCGTGCATTTAAAGTAAACGGGGTTGATTATCTTTTAAAACCGGTACAGGAAGAAGATTTAAAGCGGGCAATTGACAAAGTAAGAAGCATGAAGGAAACCAAATCGTTTATACCGGGTGATCTGCAACAACTGGTTAATTATTTTACTAATCCATCTGCAGTTAAGCAGCAATATAAAGAGCGGTTTATCATTAACAGTAATAATAAATGGACACCGGTTGAAACAAAAGATATTGCAGTGTTCTTTAAGGATAATCTAAACTATATCTACACTTTTAATGGTGATAAGCTGATCTATGACTTCTCAGCATTGGAAGATATTGAAGAAGTGCTTGATCCGCATTTCTTTTTCAGGGCTAACCGGCAGGCGATTATTCACATCAACTCAATTCATTCTGTAAAGCCTTACGGTAACCAGAAATTGATGGTACAGATAAAAGCTCCTCTGAAACTGGAAGTTGATATCAGCCGTGAAAAAGCTCCACTGTTTAAGAAATGGATGGACCGATAA